In Desulfobacter hydrogenophilus, the genomic stretch CGCCCCAGCTGGCTTTCAACATAATCGGATAGCCGATCTCTTCTGCGATCTCAATGATCTTTTCATCATCATAAGGTAGTGGACCGCTGGCCGGAACAACAGGAGCTCCCGCCTCTATAGCCACCTTGCGGGCAGACACCTTGTTTCCAAGTTTGCGCATGACATCCGGGGAGGGCCCGACAAATATAATACCGGCTTCGGCACACGCCTCAGCAAACTCCGGCTTTTCTGCAAGAAATCCGTATCCGGGGTGGATGGCATCTACATTTTTTTCTTTTGCAAGTTGAACAATGCCTTCAATATCCAGATAGGCTTCAATGGGGCCTTTTCCTTCCCCGATTAAATAACTTTCCCCGGTCTTAAACCGATGAAGTGCAAACCTGTCCTCCTGGGCGTAGATGCCAATCGTGTCTATCCCAAGCTCATGTGCAGCACGTGTTACACGGATCGCTATCTCACTACGGTTGGCAATCAAGAGACGCTTGATTTTTTTTCCCATAACATCCATTTTACATATCCTTGTTTTAGATGATAATGCTCCTTCAATCTGTTTGCAGCATCGGCAACAGATTCTTCAATTCCCAAACAAAATCGGTAAGAGTTCCTTCCACTACCTTACTACGTCAGTTATGGCGTATTTTAAATCAATCAATGGTTTGGAGAACCGTCCCTAATTATCTTTTTCTATGAAAAAGGTTAAAATTCCATAAAAAAGATTAAAAAATCTAATAAAATAGGAAACGCTTGTCAATCTATATTTTAGGAAACACTTATCAATTTATTTTTTTTGCGTCGAGGCTTGAGGACCTGTCAATAAAGGCTCGGTGAATCATTCATTTAAGACGATTGGGAAGAACGCGATGGTTATTTTATTCTCATTTCGATTCAACCTCTGTTTTCCAGGTAAGCGTTTTCTATTGACCCAGCCACTTAATCAGAGACCTAATTTATGGTTATTTATTTAAGCGACCTTTACTTGTGGAAAATTTATGATTGACCGGATTTATCTGTCCATATTAAACGAAATTGACCAAAAGAAAACTTTGACAGCGGCAGCCCAAGCCCTTTGCCTGACCCAACCGGCCCTGACCCACAGAAGTATCGGCCCCCGGCTCTGGCAAAAAGACGGCCATGGGCTGATCCGATCTCTCAACAGCTCGGCTTAACCCACAATAACCCATGAAAAGAACTTAACAACTTATTGGGACTTTCATATAAAAATCTGATATAAAATTGCGACATGTTTTTATGGAATAAATAATTTTTCCAAGTTCATTGGGAAAATTGGTATGCCGTAACAGCCTGTCGAATTAAAATTTACCAGGAGGCATAGGAACCCAAGTTGAACATACCCAAAAAAGCTATTCTCCAGAAGGGACAGGGCAGAACTCGAAAACTGGCCAAGCTTAAATATATTTACGAGCGGGAATCCCGCTATTTTGCCCAGGTGGCTGAAAGCGTCAAGACTCTGGCATTAAAAGAGATCCAGGATCTTGGTGGGAAAAATACCCAGCGCGTGTTCCGGGGCATCTGGTTTGAAGCGGATAAATCCACATTTTATAAAATAGTTTATCTTTCCCGCCTGGTGTCACGGGTGCTTGTGCCCCTGGTCGAGTTTGAATGCAAGGACAAGGATGAATTGTACAAGGGTGCCAAAACAATCCGATGGGAAGAATTTTTAACCCCCAAAAAAACCTTTTCCATCGCGTCCAACGTGTCTGAATCACAGATTAACCATTCTAATTTTGCAGGATTGAGGGTCAAGGACGCCATTGCCGATTATTTCAGGGACAGGACCAACCGCCGGCCTTCAGTAAATACCCTGGCACCCTGGATCATGATCAATGTTCACGTACATAAAGACCGGGCCACCATTTCCATTGACGCAGGTTCAGGGCCTTTGCACAAGCGCGGATACAGGGAAGCCAGGGTTTCGGCCCCCATGCAGGAAACCGTGGCCGCAGCCATTATTGCCCTGAGCGGATGGCATGGAGAACAACCGTTGCTGGATCCCATGTGCGGATCCGGGACCCTGCTGTGCGAAGCCCTGATGCATTACAGCCGGATTCCGGCCCAGGTTTTTCGTGAACAGTTTGGATTTGAGCGTCTGCCCGATTTTAATGCCCAGGAATGGAAAGCGGTGAAAACGGCGGCAGACGAAGCCATCCGGCCATTACCCAGGGGGCTTATCCGGGGAAGCGATATAGACGAATCTGCTGTTGAGGCAACACGAACTAACCTGATGGGGCTCCACCATGGCGGAGAAATTGACGTGGATCTATTAGATTTCAGACAGCTTGACCCGGTGGAAAACGCGGTCATTGTCACCAATCCCCCTTACGGCATCCGCATGGGCAAGGACCAGAACATGAAATTATTTTACAACAACCTTGGTCGATTTTTAAAGGAACAGTGCAAAAGCTCTACGGCCTATGTATATTTCGGCGATCCGGGATTTATCAAACATGTGCCCTTGGCTCCCTCATGGAAAAAAAACCTGGAAATCGGTGGGTTGGATGGAAAGCTTGTAAAATACCAGTTATACTGATTTTAAAAATGCAAATTAGGAAAGTGGAAAAACGCATGGGCATGGATTAAACCCGTCTTCCGGGGAAAAATCATGAAAACAGACAAAACAGGCGCTGATGAACCTTTCATAAAAATTTATCATGAGATCATGGCCTATAGGGTGGCGAATATTCTTCTGGTATCCAGCCCCTATGATGCTTTTATTATGGAAGAAGAGGGCCGACTTTCAGACCGTATTATCAATGAATATAAGGGGCTGAATCTGTCCAACCCCCCGAAACTGACCCTTGCGTTCTCAGTCACGGAAGCCTTTGAACAACTTGAACGCAAACATTTCGACCTGATCCTTGCCATGCCCGGACTGACGGGGATGGATGTCTACGCCTTTGGCAGACAGGTGAAAGAGCAATATCCACAGATCCCCTTTTATCCGATGTTCCACGACACCTGCGATATTAATCAGTATGAGAATGAAAACCACGAAGCCATTGTTGACCGGGCCTATATCTGGAGCGGAGATACCTACCTGCTGCTGGCCATTATAAAAAACTTTGAAGATGAAAAAAATGTGGCCTTTGATACGAAAAATGCAAAGACCCGGGTTATTATAATGGTAGAGGATTCCCCGTATCATTACTCTTCTTTGCTGCCGGTCTTGTACAAACACATCGTCATCCAGACCCAGTTGGTCATGGATGATTCCATTAATGAAGAGCAAAGAATTTTAAAAAAGAAGAGCCGACCTAAAATTCTGCTGGCCCACAACTATGACCAGGCCATGGCACTGTTTGAGCATTACAGGCCCTATGTACTCAGCATTTTCACGGATATGCGCTACGCCATTAACGGACAGGAAGATCCCCATGCCGGCTGCAAAATTTTAACCCGAATCAAATCAGAACTCCCGGACCTGCCCGTCCTGATTCTAAGTACTGAGGAAAAAAATAGAGAGATTGCAAAAGCCATAGATGCCCAGTTTATCAATAAAAAGTCAAACAACCTCCATGACCAAATCAAAAGCTTTTTTGTCACACATCTGGGATTCGGGGCTTTTGTGTTCCGCATGCCGGACAGCAGTGAAATCGCCCGGGCCTCCAATTTAAGGGAGGTTGAAAAGCTGCTGCCGGATATCCCCGACGCATCCTTACTCCACCATGCCAGGCGCAATGATTTTTCTCGATGGCTGCTTGTCCGCAACGAAGTCGATTTTGCCCTAAGCCTCAAGCCATATATCATTGATGATTTCTCCGACGCATCAGCAATCAGGCGGTTTCTCATTGAACGCATCCGCTCCCGGCGCAGAGACTCCCGCCAGGGGCTTGTCATTGAATTTGACCCGGAAAAATTTGACTCGGACACGGATTTCATGAAAATCGGAACCGGGTCCCTGGGCGGCAAGGCAAGGGGACTTGCGTTCATGTCCTATCAACTAGGCATAGACCCTGCTTTGGGCCAAAAGTTCCCGGATATTGATATAACCATCCCCCAGACCTTTGTCATTGCCACGGACGAATTCAACATTTTTGTGGAGGAAAACAAGCTGTTCCAGCTTTTAGAACAGGACACTGTGCCGGATGACATCCAGGTGGTAGAGCGTTTTCTTAAAGCGGAATTGCCCCGCCGGCTGAAAATGAATTTAAGGGCGTATATTCAAAATGTACATTACCCCATTGCCGTCAGATCTTCGTCCCTGTTTGAGGACTCCCATTACCAGCCCTTTGCGGGGCTTTATAAAACTTATATGCTGCCCAATACCGACACAAGCATTGAAAAACGCTTGGAGCACCTGAGTACGGCCGTAAAGCTGGTATATGCCTCAACCTATCTGAAAGCCCCGAGATCCTATGCCCGGTCCACCATGCACAGAACCCAGGACGAAGAGATGGCCGTGGTGCTCCAGGAGATCACCGGTACCCGGTACAAAAACTATTTTTACCCTTCTATCTCAGGAGTGGCCAAGTCCTATAATTTTTATCCCATTGCCCATCTTAAAGCGGAAGAGGGCATTTCCTACATTGCACTGGGGCTGGGAAAAATTGTCGTGGACGGCGGGAAAACCCTTCGGTTCTGCCCGAAGTATCCACAATTTTTACCCCAGTTTTCCATGATTGATGATATTATGGAAAACGCACAGAAATATTTTTACGCCCTGAAAATGGACGGATTACCGAACCTTGAAACATTTTTGGGCGTTGATGAAGATCCCTGTGTGACCCGACTGAACATTGCTGATGCCAAGGACCATCCAGCCGTCCAGATGCTTTGCTCCTCCTATAATTTACAGGATGACCGTATCCGGGACCGGTTTATTGACAAGGATTTTCCTGTGCTCACCTTTGCCAACATCCTGAAATACAACGGCTTTCCACTGGCAGATATCCTGGCCGAAGCCACAGCTTTAGGGGCTCGTTGGATGGGCACATCCGTTGAAGTGGAATTTGCCGTGGACCTGCCTGTTGAAGGTATCCGGTCAAGGCCGCGCTTCTCCCTGCTGCAGATCCGGCCCATGGGCCAATATAAACAAAACATCGAGGTAACAATTACACAAAAGGATCTTAAAAACGCATTCTGCTATTCCACCAATTCCCTTGGCAATGGTGAATACAAGGATATCCGGGATATCGTGTATGTGGATCCCAAAACCTTTGAACCGAATGAAATGGCTTTAGTGGCAGGGGAAATTAACAAAATTAATGCAATGTTCAACGATACCGGCACAAAATACATACTCATCGGACCGGGGCGTTGGGGGTCTTCAGACCCGTGGTTGGGCATTCCCGTGGTGTGGAACAATATTTCCAACGTAGGGGGCATGGTGGAGACTACAATTGAAAGCATCAAGGCGGATTTTTCACAGGGATCCCATTTTTTTCAGAACATCACCTCCCTGGGCATTCCTTATATAACCGTACAGGACAACGCTAACGATTTTATTGATTATAATTTTTTCCATAGCCTGGAACCTGCCACGACCACCCGGCACTTAAAACACATCCGGTTTGACGAGCCCGTAAGAATCCTCGTAGACGGAACAACCTCCCAAGCCGTAATAATGCAGAGCCTTGACGAATCCGGAATCGATATCATGGATGATATTCCAGTAATAGACTCACCATAAGGACGAGTACATGAAAATTCTCATCGTGGATGACGAAAATATCTCCAGAAATATTCTGCTTTCAAAAATGACGCATATGGGTACCTGCGTGGCCGTGACCAACGCCAAAGAGGCCCTGGCAGAACTTGACAAAGCAAAAGCGGAAAACCAACCCTTTAATGTCATCACCCTTGATGTATCCATGCCCGGCATGGGCGGTCAGGAACTTCTTGAACTCATCCGGAAAAAAGAGGATCAAAACAAAATCCCCAAAAAAGATCGGGTAAAAATTATAATGATAACCGCCCGAATGAATTTGGGCACAATCAATGCCTGCATCAGACGCGGCTGCAACGGGTACCTTACAAAACCGGTGAGCCAGGTCCAGTTGATCCAAAGTTTGTCCCAAATGGGCTTTGAGCCTGCCACCGCAGAAAAAAACAATGAAGAAAGCATGTCCCACAGTGCCGGTGTAGGAGAGATCATCAAGCGGTTTTATTCGGGAAAAATTATACTGCCGGTGTTCCCGAGTATTGTCAAGGAGATTGAGGAGCTGCTGGCCGGCAAAGACCCCTCTGTTGATGATCTGGCAAAAATTGTGGAAAAGGATCTGGTAATCTCAAGCAAACTTATTACTATTGCCAACTCCTCACTTTACAAAGGCCTGGATGATGTAAACAGCCTTAATGGCGCGCTGGTGAGGCTTGGCCTCAAACACACCCTGACCGTATGTTCGGCCCTTGCAACAAGAAACCTTTTTGATTCAGACGATCAAGCGCTTAAAACAGAAATGGACAAACTCTGGATTCACTCCTTTGCCGTAGCCACCCTGGCAAGACGCCTGGCCGAAGAAAAAGGGATTGATAACCTGGAAACCATTTACCTGATGGGTCTGGTCCATGATATCGGAAAAATGCTTTTGATGAAGGTCTTTGGGGACATGTATCCGGATGTTTGTATCACTAATGAGGATCTGCAACGTGCGATTCACGAAATCCACACCACCTTTGGCGGGGTTCTGCTTAAAAAAATGCACTTTTCCAAACAGATTATAAAAATTGCCGAATTTCACCACTGGGACCAGTTTGAAGAGAATACGGAGAAAGAATTGCTTGTGGTCAGCCTTGCTGATTCCCTGGCCAGGGAACTGGGGTTCCTCTTTTTTTATAATAAGAATGAAAATAATACCCCTGAATTTGAAGAAGGCGATCTTGCCCTGGAAACCAACGATGAATTTGAACTGGACCACGATCAAGTCATAAAGGACTTGTCCGGTCTGTCTGCACTAAAAATTCTGGGGCTGGATCCCGAAAAAGTTTTTTCAATCATTGAGCAAATCCATCCCATGATCAAGGAGACCTCCCGTGCATTCTGATTCCCGAACCGGGGCATCAGACATTGTAGGCCTTATTCCTTAAATAAGTTCTCCATTAAAAAGAGAAGCCCAGCCACCAAAACAATTTCGGTGGCTGGGCTTAATAACGTCAGTTGATTGACTTAAGCGCTATACTTAAGCGTTGTCAACAATCTGGTTCAGTGTTGCACTGGGTCTCATTGCAGCAGTTGTCTTGTCGAAATCGATTACATAGTAACCACCGATATCAACAGGGCTTCCCTGTGCAGCCAAAAGCTCATCATTGATTTTTTTCTCGTTTTCTTTCATGGCGGCAGCTACTTTTGCAAATCTTGCTTTCAAGGCTGCATCTTCATCCTGGGCGGCAAGTGCTTCTGCCCAGTACATTGCCAGATAGAAATGGCTGCCTCTGTTGTCAATTTCATTTACTTTACGAGAGGGAGACTTTCTTTCCACCAGAAACTTGGCATTGGCTTCGCCCAAAGCTTTGGCATATACTTTGGCTGTGGCGTTGCCTTTGTTTCCAATATAGTCCAGAGATTCGGCAAATGCCAGGAATTCACCCAAAGAATCCCATCTTAAATGCCCTTCTTCCAGAAATTGTTGGATGTGTTTTGGGGCAGATCCACCGGCGCCGGTTTCAAAAAGTCCGCCACCTGCCATCAAAGGAACGATGGAAAGCATTTTAGCACTGGTGCCAAGCTCAAGAATGGGGAACAAGTCTGTCAGATAATCTCTTAAAACATTACCAGTAGCACCAATGGTATCTTGTGACTTTCTTACACGACCGCAAGAATAGGCACACGCGTCAGTTGGGTCCATAATCTTAATTTCTAAACCGGATGTATCATGATCCGGCAGATATTTATTAACTTTTTTAATCAGTTCAGTATCGTGAGCTCTTTGTTTATCCAGCCAGAAAACAACCGGAAAACCCGTCAGCCGGCCACGATTAACAGCCAGTTTGATCCAGTCCTGAATGGGAGCATCTTTTACCTGACACATTCTGAAAACATCGCCTTCTTCAACAGGGCGTTCAAGCAGAACATTGCCGGCAGTATCCACAACTTTAACGGTTCCGGCAGTGGAGACTTCAAATGTTTTGTCATGTGATCCGTATTCTTCGGCCTTTTTTGCCATCAAACCAACATTTTGCACGGTTCCCATGGTTTTAGGGTCGAAAGCGCCGTTTTTCCTGCAGTCGTCAATAGCTGCCTGGAAAACACCGGCATAGGCTCTGTCAGGAATTAGGGCGAGGGTATCAGCAGCCTTTCCATCCGGTCCCCACATTTTTCCGGAATTACGGATCATTGCAGGCATGGAAGCGTCGATGATCACGTCACTTGACACGTGCAGGTTGGTGATGCCTTTATCGGAATTTACCATTGCCAGCGGCGGTCTTTTTGCACTACAGGCCTTGATATCTGCTTCAATTTCAGCTTTTTTATCTGCGGG encodes the following:
- a CDS encoding NADP-dependent isocitrate dehydrogenase; this encodes MNMTETIRWTRTDEAPLLATHSLLPIIKSYLKGSDIEIELRDISLAGRIAANWSDRLKDDQKQSDDLAFLGELTMVPDANIIKLPNISASVPQLKGAIKELQEKGYDVPSYPDEPKNDEEVAIKEQYAKNLGSAANPVLREGNSDRRAAVAVKEFAKRNPHSMGAWSTDSKTDVASMTEGDYYGTEVATTVEKACDVNIELVGKDGSTTVLKEKLALEPAEVISACVMSKKALRAFVAKAIQEAKDRGVLFSAHLKATMMKVSDPIFFGHIVYVFFQEVFEKHADTFKEIGVNPNMGLGDLYARLETLPADKKAEIEADIKACSAKRPPLAMVNSDKGITNLHVSSDVIIDASMPAMIRNSGKMWGPDGKAADTLALIPDRAYAGVFQAAIDDCRKNGAFDPKTMGTVQNVGLMAKKAEEYGSHDKTFEVSTAGTVKVVDTAGNVLLERPVEEGDVFRMCQVKDAPIQDWIKLAVNRGRLTGFPVVFWLDKQRAHDTELIKKVNKYLPDHDTSGLEIKIMDPTDACAYSCGRVRKSQDTIGATGNVLRDYLTDLFPILELGTSAKMLSIVPLMAGGGLFETGAGGSAPKHIQQFLEEGHLRWDSLGEFLAFAESLDYIGNKGNATAKVYAKALGEANAKFLVERKSPSRKVNEIDNRGSHFYLAMYWAEALAAQDEDAALKARFAKVAAAMKENEKKINDELLAAQGSPVDIGGYYVIDFDKTTAAMRPSATLNQIVDNA
- a CDS encoding THUMP domain-containing class I SAM-dependent RNA methyltransferase, whose amino-acid sequence is MNIPKKAILQKGQGRTRKLAKLKYIYERESRYFAQVAESVKTLALKEIQDLGGKNTQRVFRGIWFEADKSTFYKIVYLSRLVSRVLVPLVEFECKDKDELYKGAKTIRWEEFLTPKKTFSIASNVSESQINHSNFAGLRVKDAIADYFRDRTNRRPSVNTLAPWIMINVHVHKDRATISIDAGSGPLHKRGYREARVSAPMQETVAAAIIALSGWHGEQPLLDPMCGSGTLLCEALMHYSRIPAQVFREQFGFERLPDFNAQEWKAVKTAADEAIRPLPRGLIRGSDIDESAVEATRTNLMGLHHGGEIDVDLLDFRQLDPVENAVIVTNPPYGIRMGKDQNMKLFYNNLGRFLKEQCKSSTAYVYFGDPGFIKHVPLAPSWKKNLEIGGLDGKLVKYQLY
- a CDS encoding helix-turn-helix domain-containing protein, with amino-acid sequence MIDRIYLSILNEIDQKKTLTAAAQALCLTQPALTHRSIGPRLWQKDGHGLIRSLNSSA
- a CDS encoding PEP/pyruvate-binding domain-containing protein — encoded protein: MKTDKTGADEPFIKIYHEIMAYRVANILLVSSPYDAFIMEEEGRLSDRIINEYKGLNLSNPPKLTLAFSVTEAFEQLERKHFDLILAMPGLTGMDVYAFGRQVKEQYPQIPFYPMFHDTCDINQYENENHEAIVDRAYIWSGDTYLLLAIIKNFEDEKNVAFDTKNAKTRVIIMVEDSPYHYSSLLPVLYKHIVIQTQLVMDDSINEEQRILKKKSRPKILLAHNYDQAMALFEHYRPYVLSIFTDMRYAINGQEDPHAGCKILTRIKSELPDLPVLILSTEEKNREIAKAIDAQFINKKSNNLHDQIKSFFVTHLGFGAFVFRMPDSSEIARASNLREVEKLLPDIPDASLLHHARRNDFSRWLLVRNEVDFALSLKPYIIDDFSDASAIRRFLIERIRSRRRDSRQGLVIEFDPEKFDSDTDFMKIGTGSLGGKARGLAFMSYQLGIDPALGQKFPDIDITIPQTFVIATDEFNIFVEENKLFQLLEQDTVPDDIQVVERFLKAELPRRLKMNLRAYIQNVHYPIAVRSSSLFEDSHYQPFAGLYKTYMLPNTDTSIEKRLEHLSTAVKLVYASTYLKAPRSYARSTMHRTQDEEMAVVLQEITGTRYKNYFYPSISGVAKSYNFYPIAHLKAEEGISYIALGLGKIVVDGGKTLRFCPKYPQFLPQFSMIDDIMENAQKYFYALKMDGLPNLETFLGVDEDPCVTRLNIADAKDHPAVQMLCSSYNLQDDRIRDRFIDKDFPVLTFANILKYNGFPLADILAEATALGARWMGTSVEVEFAVDLPVEGIRSRPRFSLLQIRPMGQYKQNIEVTITQKDLKNAFCYSTNSLGNGEYKDIRDIVYVDPKTFEPNEMALVAGEINKINAMFNDTGTKYILIGPGRWGSSDPWLGIPVVWNNISNVGGMVETTIESIKADFSQGSHFFQNITSLGIPYITVQDNANDFIDYNFFHSLEPATTTRHLKHIRFDEPVRILVDGTTSQAVIMQSLDESGIDIMDDIPVIDSP
- a CDS encoding HDOD domain-containing protein — protein: MKILIVDDENISRNILLSKMTHMGTCVAVTNAKEALAELDKAKAENQPFNVITLDVSMPGMGGQELLELIRKKEDQNKIPKKDRVKIIMITARMNLGTINACIRRGCNGYLTKPVSQVQLIQSLSQMGFEPATAEKNNEESMSHSAGVGEIIKRFYSGKIILPVFPSIVKEIEELLAGKDPSVDDLAKIVEKDLVISSKLITIANSSLYKGLDDVNSLNGALVRLGLKHTLTVCSALATRNLFDSDDQALKTEMDKLWIHSFAVATLARRLAEEKGIDNLETIYLMGLVHDIGKMLLMKVFGDMYPDVCITNEDLQRAIHEIHTTFGGVLLKKMHFSKQIIKIAEFHHWDQFEENTEKELLVVSLADSLARELGFLFFYNKNENNTPEFEEGDLALETNDEFELDHDQVIKDLSGLSALKILGLDPEKVFSIIEQIHPMIKETSRAF